A genomic window from Rhizobium sp. EC-SD404 includes:
- a CDS encoding DNA translocase FtsK yields the protein MRRAIEVENGSFGGRGREKPGYSQLAARQNQRSIFRIPPLLKTPLRITGALTIVALLAFAVGALATWNVNDPSFSYAHGGRPTNALGFAGAAFADLGMQFFGLGAVFAMIAPVFWAIFLFRGVPLVPIFRRMIAWIFGAALFSAVLACITPPAHWPLPTGIGGVFGDMVLRVPASLIGGFPSGIYSVLVGLVLIGPAVWLSMYAAVLVDRRDVFEADDQEDFVEADEEDEDDFEPESGRLLALGAMAHWWYSMRATARRISGGRIGKDRGRDEFEEPYDFNDDTFVTLDGRREPEMTARVATVSARRAEPSIEFDDAIDDEDALDFAPGVRRAPARPVEPAFDDPMLGNERDDLDDDVDLDDGMIEPDWAPAAAPQRQPARPVAEAPVARAAVPVQKVRKPVKIDREALANSGDDGFDLPSLELLNEAQNLGRDASLSDEILEQNARMLEGVLEDFGVKGEIIQVKPGPVVTLYELEPAPGIKSSRVIGLADDIARSMSAIAARVAVVPGRNAIGIELPNARRETVYLREIIASRDFEQSKAKLALALGKSINGDAVVVDIAKMPHVLVAGTTGSGKSVAINTMILSIVYRMSPEKCRLIMIDPKMLELSVYDGIPHLLTPVVTDPKKAVVALKWTVREMEERYKKMSKIGVRNIDGFNQRVEQALKKGDIISRTVQTGFDRETGEAVYETEEFAMEAMPYIVVIIDEMADLMMVAGKEIEGAVQRLAQMARAAGIHVIMATQRPSVDVITGTIKANFPTRISFQVTSKIDSRTILGEQGAEQLLGMGDMLYMAGGGRIQRVHGPFVSDEEVEDVVAHLKAQGVPEYLDAITEDDEDGEGGPGGGGPAGTSNLEGSDDPYDQAVAVVLRDGKVSTSYIQRRLGIGYNRAASLIERMEKEGVIGPANHAGKREILVPTEDDISGR from the coding sequence ATGCGACGAGCAATCGAAGTTGAAAACGGCAGTTTCGGCGGACGCGGACGTGAGAAACCGGGCTACAGCCAACTGGCTGCCCGGCAGAATCAGCGATCGATCTTTCGCATTCCGCCGCTTCTGAAGACACCGCTGCGCATCACCGGCGCGCTGACGATCGTCGCTCTCCTCGCATTCGCGGTAGGCGCATTGGCGACCTGGAACGTCAACGATCCGAGCTTCTCCTACGCCCATGGCGGGCGGCCCACCAATGCGCTCGGCTTTGCGGGTGCCGCGTTCGCCGATCTCGGCATGCAGTTCTTCGGTCTCGGCGCAGTCTTTGCGATGATAGCGCCCGTCTTCTGGGCGATCTTCCTGTTTCGTGGCGTGCCGCTCGTTCCGATCTTCCGCCGCATGATCGCTTGGATCTTCGGCGCGGCTCTCTTCTCCGCAGTGCTGGCCTGCATCACCCCGCCGGCACACTGGCCGCTGCCCACGGGTATTGGCGGCGTTTTCGGCGATATGGTGCTGCGGGTGCCCGCGTCTCTCATCGGCGGCTTTCCGTCCGGCATCTATTCGGTGCTGGTCGGGCTGGTGCTGATCGGCCCTGCAGTCTGGTTGTCGATGTATGCCGCAGTGCTCGTCGATCGCCGCGACGTCTTCGAGGCCGACGACCAGGAAGACTTCGTCGAGGCCGACGAAGAGGATGAGGACGATTTCGAGCCGGAAAGCGGCCGCCTGCTCGCGCTCGGAGCGATGGCACACTGGTGGTACTCGATGCGGGCGACCGCGCGCCGGATCAGCGGCGGTCGGATCGGGAAGGACCGCGGTCGCGACGAGTTCGAAGAGCCCTACGATTTCAACGACGACACCTTCGTCACCCTGGATGGCCGGCGCGAGCCGGAGATGACCGCGCGGGTCGCGACCGTTTCGGCCCGCCGTGCGGAACCTTCGATCGAATTCGATGACGCCATCGATGACGAAGACGCGCTCGATTTCGCCCCCGGTGTTCGCCGTGCCCCGGCACGTCCCGTGGAACCCGCATTCGATGATCCGATGCTCGGCAACGAGCGCGATGATCTGGATGACGATGTCGATCTCGACGACGGGATGATCGAGCCGGACTGGGCGCCTGCGGCTGCGCCGCAGCGCCAGCCGGCCCGACCCGTAGCGGAAGCGCCGGTGGCCCGTGCGGCTGTTCCTGTCCAAAAAGTTCGCAAACCGGTCAAGATCGACCGGGAAGCTCTGGCGAATTCGGGCGACGACGGTTTCGATCTGCCGTCGCTCGAGCTTTTGAATGAGGCGCAGAACCTCGGACGCGACGCGAGCCTCTCCGACGAGATCCTCGAACAGAACGCACGGATGTTGGAGGGCGTGCTGGAGGATTTCGGCGTCAAGGGCGAGATCATCCAGGTGAAGCCTGGCCCTGTCGTGACACTCTACGAGCTGGAGCCGGCGCCCGGCATCAAATCCTCCCGCGTCATCGGCCTTGCCGACGATATCGCCCGCTCGATGAGCGCGATCGCCGCCCGCGTGGCCGTCGTGCCCGGACGTAACGCGATCGGCATCGAACTGCCGAACGCCCGGCGCGAGACGGTCTATCTGCGCGAAATCATCGCCAGCCGCGATTTCGAACAATCCAAGGCGAAACTCGCGCTTGCGCTCGGCAAGTCGATCAATGGCGATGCCGTGGTCGTGGACATCGCCAAGATGCCGCACGTGCTCGTCGCCGGTACCACCGGTTCGGGCAAGTCGGTCGCCATCAACACGATGATCCTGTCGATCGTCTACCGCATGTCGCCGGAGAAGTGCCGGTTGATCATGATCGACCCCAAGATGCTCGAGCTTTCCGTCTATGACGGGATTCCGCATCTGCTGACGCCGGTGGTCACCGATCCGAAGAAGGCCGTCGTCGCGCTCAAATGGACCGTCCGGGAGATGGAAGAGCGCTACAAGAAGATGTCGAAGATCGGTGTGCGCAACATCGATGGCTTCAACCAGCGCGTCGAGCAGGCTTTGAAGAAGGGCGACATCATCTCGCGCACCGTCCAGACTGGCTTCGACCGGGAAACCGGCGAGGCCGTCTACGAGACGGAAGAGTTCGCGATGGAGGCGATGCCCTATATCGTCGTCATCATCGACGAGATGGCCGACCTGATGATGGTCGCCGGCAAGGAGATCGAAGGCGCGGTGCAGCGGCTGGCGCAGATGGCCCGTGCCGCCGGCATCCACGTGATCATGGCGACGCAGCGTCCGTCTGTCGACGTCATCACCGGCACGATCAAGGCGAACTTCCCGACCCGTATCTCCTTCCAGGTCACGTCCAAGATCGACAGCCGCACCATTCTGGGCGAGCAGGGCGCCGAACAGCTGCTCGGTATGGGCGACATGCTCTACATGGCCGGCGGTGGCCGCATCCAGCGCGTCCACGGACCCTTCGTATCGGACGAGGAGGTCGAGGACGTCGTCGCGCACCTGAAGGCGCAGGGCGTACCCGAATATCTCGACGCGATCACTGAAGACGACGAGGACGGCGAAGGCGGTCCCGGCGGGGGTGGTCCGGCAGGAACCTCCAATCTCGAAGGTTCCGACGACCCCTACGATCAGGCCGTCGCGGTCGTGCTCAGAGACGGCAAGGTTTCGACCTCCTATATTCAGCGTCGACTGGGCATCGGCTACAACCGCGCCGCATCGCTGATCGAACGTATGGAAAAGGAAGGGGTGATCGGTCCAGCAAACCATGCCGGAAAACGCGAGATTCTGGTCCCGACCGAGGACGACATCTCGGGTCGGTGA
- a CDS encoding HAMP domain-containing methyl-accepting chemotaxis protein yields MATRNETKAVSTGATRRGGLGVRGKLTAAVAGISVLTVVAIGIAVVSFQGAQSEFKRFNEEQVPQVISAGELATFSTDVTIASSQLINAEEEAERTEAFERLTAAFGTLISSAEAQGSSADSAPAVVELRERAHAFEANLDELDGLTRQNIVIREERDRRLVELFALHDSLALALQPLADDAYYTLIFDGESAAVEASDVIGGILNDDMQTFRRLLSLRIEAGSTSAATSGYLLTEDGALARTFDDRMIAASDRLKLLIEQLQASGNLPPIEAELAMLADMPTAARTMRRDPLFASGSPETRRFMSQLIDVGHSVDLALIDAVDDMLFDLTIGGERAVERSTATITELVDNQVKQLKETLEMISTLREFTALIVQGALTNDPEAIRALQDRALGLFLTLGTKMQATGYSDDAGQLPQLQTFADSTNGLIALRGQQLGITQEVGTIVDTVFTDTVAMNGLIAQVVDTRRAAIAADSTALAESLQARGYLLMTLGAAVLVMAGLIGFFVISRGIARPLTSLIGATRDLADGKLDVTIAHDGRSDELGQLARALGVFRENAIEKARMEADAEGTRAEREASRMERERIKAEDARVTQIAVDALGEGLARLAEGDVSVRIDEPFVASLESLRLHFNSSMHKLSETLEMVRENAHSISSASAEMRAGTDDLSRRTEQQAASLEETAAALEEITATVRNSSTQADNARRMADEAKAGAERSRIVVEDAISAMARIEDASGQIARIIGVIDEIAFQTNLLALNAGVEAARAGDAGRGFAVVAQEVRDLAGRASGAAKEIKELINRSGTEVGAGVKLVRATGDALSEIEQHVVQVNAAVATIATAAREQSAGLGEINHAVNHMDQMTQQNAAMVEETTAATHTLAGEAEALRELVAQFVIDAPARSTQRRAA; encoded by the coding sequence ATGGCAACTCGTAACGAGACCAAGGCAGTTTCAACCGGCGCAACGCGGCGCGGCGGGCTAGGCGTGCGTGGCAAGCTGACGGCAGCGGTCGCCGGCATTTCGGTGCTCACGGTGGTGGCCATCGGCATTGCTGTCGTGTCGTTCCAGGGCGCGCAATCGGAATTCAAGCGCTTCAACGAAGAGCAGGTTCCGCAGGTCATCAGCGCCGGCGAGCTTGCCACCTTCAGCACCGACGTGACCATTGCTTCGTCGCAACTCATCAATGCCGAAGAAGAGGCCGAGCGCACCGAAGCTTTCGAGAGACTGACCGCCGCCTTCGGCACTCTGATCTCGAGCGCGGAGGCCCAGGGCAGTTCCGCCGACAGCGCGCCCGCGGTCGTCGAGCTGCGCGAGCGCGCACATGCTTTCGAAGCAAATCTCGACGAGCTCGACGGCCTGACGCGTCAGAACATCGTCATCCGCGAGGAACGCGACCGGCGCCTCGTCGAACTGTTCGCGCTCCATGACAGCCTTGCGCTGGCGCTTCAGCCGCTTGCCGACGATGCCTATTACACGCTGATCTTCGACGGCGAGTCCGCTGCAGTGGAAGCCAGCGACGTCATCGGTGGCATCCTCAACGACGACATGCAGACGTTCCGCCGCCTGCTCAGCCTGCGCATCGAAGCCGGGTCCACCAGCGCGGCGACGTCGGGCTACCTTCTGACGGAAGACGGAGCGCTCGCCCGCACTTTCGACGATCGCATGATCGCAGCTTCGGATCGCCTGAAGCTCCTCATCGAGCAATTGCAGGCATCGGGCAATCTGCCGCCGATCGAAGCCGAGCTTGCCATGCTGGCCGACATGCCGACGGCTGCGCGCACCATGCGCCGCGACCCGCTCTTCGCAAGCGGTTCGCCTGAGACTCGCCGCTTCATGTCCCAGCTCATCGATGTCGGACACTCTGTCGACCTCGCATTGATCGACGCCGTCGACGACATGCTGTTCGACCTGACGATCGGCGGCGAGCGGGCCGTCGAACGCAGCACCGCGACCATCACGGAGCTGGTCGACAACCAGGTGAAGCAGCTCAAAGAGACGCTGGAGATGATCTCGACGCTGCGCGAATTCACCGCGCTCATCGTTCAAGGCGCGCTGACGAACGATCCGGAAGCGATCCGCGCACTCCAGGATCGCGCGCTCGGCCTGTTCCTGACGCTCGGCACCAAGATGCAGGCGACGGGTTACTCGGATGACGCTGGACAATTGCCGCAGCTGCAGACCTTCGCCGACAGCACCAATGGCCTGATCGCGCTGCGCGGACAGCAACTTGGCATCACGCAGGAGGTCGGCACGATCGTGGATACGGTCTTCACCGACACCGTGGCGATGAACGGCCTGATCGCGCAGGTCGTGGACACACGACGTGCTGCAATTGCGGCCGACTCGACCGCGCTCGCCGAAAGCCTGCAGGCCCGCGGCTATCTTCTCATGACCCTCGGCGCAGCCGTGCTCGTCATGGCCGGCCTCATCGGCTTCTTCGTCATATCTCGCGGTATCGCCCGTCCGTTGACCAGCCTGATCGGCGCGACGCGTGACCTTGCCGATGGCAAGCTCGACGTGACGATTGCCCATGACGGCCGCAGCGACGAGCTCGGCCAGCTGGCCCGCGCGCTTGGCGTCTTCCGCGAAAACGCGATCGAGAAGGCGCGCATGGAGGCGGATGCGGAAGGCACCCGTGCGGAGCGCGAGGCAAGCCGCATGGAACGCGAGCGCATCAAGGCAGAGGATGCCCGGGTGACGCAGATTGCCGTCGACGCGCTCGGCGAGGGGCTTGCCCGTCTTGCAGAGGGCGACGTCTCTGTGCGCATCGACGAGCCATTCGTCGCAAGCCTCGAAAGCCTGCGTCTCCACTTCAACAGCTCCATGCACAAGCTCAGCGAAACGCTCGAAATGGTGCGGGAGAACGCCCACTCGATCAGCAGCGCGTCGGCCGAGATGCGGGCCGGCACGGATGACCTGTCGCGCCGCACCGAGCAGCAGGCCGCATCGCTGGAAGAAACCGCAGCGGCGCTCGAGGAAATCACTGCGACGGTGCGCAACTCGTCAACGCAAGCCGACAACGCCCGCCGCATGGCCGATGAAGCCAAGGCCGGCGCGGAACGCTCCCGCATCGTGGTCGAGGACGCGATCTCGGCCATGGCCCGTATCGAGGATGCTTCGGGCCAGATCGCCCGCATCATCGGCGTCATCGACGAGATCGCCTTCCAGACCAACCTTCTGGCGCTCAATGCCGGTGTCGAGGCCGCCCGTGCCGGTGATGCAGGCCGCGGCTTTGCCGTGGTCGCCCAGGAAGTCCGCGATCTGGCAGGGCGTGCAAGCGGCGCGGCCAAGGAGATCAAGGAACTGATCAACCGCTCCGGCACGGAAGTGGGGGCCGGCGTCAAGCTGGTGCGTGCGACCGGCGATGCGCTGAGCGAGATCGAGCAGCATGTCGTCCAGGTCAACGCCGCAGTGGCGACCATCGCGACGGCCGCCCGCGAACAGTCGGCGGGTCTCGGCGAGATCAACCACGCCGTCAATCACATGGACCAGATGACCCAGCAGAACGCAGCGATGGTGGAGGAAACCACCGCCGCGACGCATACGCTGGCCGGCGAGGCCGAAGCGCTG
- a CDS encoding metallopeptidase family protein, translating to MAEMDQTNDWTRAYAPSLAEFESLAREAFARLPDEFRALTGDVIIRLDDFPSDEIFEDMALETPFDLLGLFEGRGVGERFSLETGEFPNRITLYRRPILDYWAENEETLGDIIAHVLIHEIGHHFGLSDDDMERIEETVD from the coding sequence ATGGCGGAAATGGACCAAACGAACGACTGGACGAGGGCTTATGCGCCTTCGCTTGCGGAATTCGAGTCACTGGCACGCGAAGCCTTCGCACGCCTGCCCGACGAGTTCCGTGCGTTGACCGGCGACGTGATCATCCGGCTGGACGACTTTCCGTCTGACGAAATCTTCGAAGACATGGCCCTCGAAACGCCGTTCGACCTGCTCGGCCTGTTCGAAGGGCGAGGTGTCGGTGAGCGTTTCTCGCTGGAAACCGGTGAGTTCCCCAATCGCATCACGCTCTACCGTCGTCCCATTCTCGATTATTGGGCGGAGAACGAAGAGACCCTCGGCGATATCATCGCACATGTCCTCATCCACGAGATCGGCCACCATTTCGGGTTGAGCGACGACGACATGGAACGGATCGAAGAAACGGTCGACTGA
- a CDS encoding CoA ester lyase, translating to MSNRSSAEQPPSRPVRPRRSVLYVPAVNERAIAKLPSLAFDVVIFDLEDSIAPDQKDGARENLRQVLRDLDLQGRERIVRINGLETRWGTEDLLAARAGGVDAILLPKVEDPAAIQTAASALDQTDAAETMRLWAMIETPKGIMNAGHVAAAARTYGSRLDCFVVGPNDIAKDTGVRGTPGRPYLVPWLMQILLAARAFGLDVVDGVYNDFRDSEGFADECRQGRDMGFDGKTLIHPAQIEAANDAFGIGAQERQDAERIVAAFDQPENATRGVIEIDGRMVERLHLIDAQRLLTKASAINERKGART from the coding sequence ATGTCAAATCGCTCATCCGCCGAACAGCCGCCGTCCCGTCCCGTCCGTCCGCGTCGAAGCGTTCTCTATGTGCCGGCGGTCAATGAGCGTGCCATCGCCAAGCTGCCGTCGCTCGCCTTCGACGTCGTGATCTTCGATCTGGAGGATTCCATCGCGCCCGATCAGAAGGATGGGGCGCGCGAGAATTTGCGGCAGGTGCTGCGCGATCTGGATCTGCAGGGCCGCGAACGCATCGTTCGCATCAACGGGCTCGAGACGCGGTGGGGAACCGAAGATCTGCTGGCAGCGCGCGCAGGCGGTGTCGACGCGATCCTGCTTCCCAAGGTCGAGGATCCGGCAGCCATCCAAACGGCCGCTTCCGCGCTCGATCAGACCGACGCAGCGGAGACGATGCGCCTCTGGGCCATGATCGAGACGCCGAAAGGCATCATGAACGCCGGCCATGTTGCCGCTGCGGCCAGAACGTATGGATCGCGGCTCGACTGCTTCGTCGTCGGGCCGAACGATATCGCGAAGGACACCGGCGTCCGTGGGACCCCGGGCCGGCCGTATCTCGTGCCTTGGCTGATGCAGATCCTGCTCGCCGCGCGCGCCTTCGGCCTCGATGTAGTCGACGGCGTCTACAATGACTTCCGCGATTCAGAAGGTTTCGCCGACGAGTGCCGCCAGGGTCGCGACATGGGTTTCGACGGCAAGACGCTGATCCATCCGGCCCAGATCGAAGCCGCCAACGACGCCTTCGGCATCGGCGCGCAGGAGCGGCAGGATGCGGAACGCATCGTCGCCGCGTTCGATCAGCCAGAAAACGCGACTAGGGGCGTCATTGAAATCGACGGCCGGATGGTGGAACGGCTGCATCTCATCGATGCGCAACGCCTGCTGACCAAGGCCAGCGCAATCAACGAGCGCAAGGGAGCACGGACATGA
- a CDS encoding DUF1737 domain-containing protein, with protein MKLYRLLTGPDDASFCHKVTAALNKGWLLSGSPAYAFDAETKTMKCAQAVYKEVKGVDYVPEMKLGEQ; from the coding sequence ATGAAACTCTATCGACTGCTGACCGGACCGGACGATGCAAGCTTCTGCCACAAGGTGACGGCGGCGCTGAACAAGGGTTGGCTCCTGAGCGGCTCGCCGGCCTACGCCTTCGACGCGGAAACGAAGACCATGAAGTGCGCGCAGGCCGTCTACAAGGAAGTCAAAGGCGTCGACTACGTTCCGGAGATGAAGCTCGGCGAACAATAA
- a CDS encoding ABC transporter substrate-binding protein, with protein sequence MSHARRLRGARTIAAFISTALLASTTAFAQEASPRTSENGVFADRILFGQAAPLEGPASALGLGMQLGIQAAFHEINTAGGVHGRQLELISRDDQYEPARSIEEVRRLIGQDKVFGLIGPVGTPTSAATQPIAMETNVPFIGAFTGAGFLRDPKLANVVNIRASYDAETETWMKLLVDERKLKRIAILYQDDAFGRAGLSGAVAALERREMELVARGTYQRNTTAVKAALLELRKANAQAVVMVGAYLPIAEFVKVARSIDFDPTFVNISFVGSDALASALEGEGEGVIVSQVVPFPWDDANPLVAAYQAALAEVNGEAKPSFVSLEGYITGRLAAMAIEEAGPEPTREAFLNGIHQRGSFEMDGLTLQFGPDDNQGLDDVFLTEIGPDGAFRPLAGPQS encoded by the coding sequence ATGTCGCATGCACGGCGCCTTCGCGGCGCACGAACCATTGCAGCCTTCATTTCGACAGCGCTGCTCGCATCGACGACCGCTTTCGCGCAGGAAGCATCGCCAAGAACGAGCGAAAACGGCGTGTTCGCCGACCGCATCCTATTCGGTCAGGCGGCTCCGCTGGAAGGCCCGGCCAGTGCGCTCGGGCTCGGTATGCAACTCGGCATCCAGGCGGCATTTCACGAAATCAACACGGCCGGCGGCGTCCATGGGCGACAGCTCGAACTGATCAGCCGCGACGACCAGTACGAACCGGCACGATCCATTGAAGAAGTCCGGCGCCTCATCGGCCAGGACAAGGTCTTCGGTCTGATCGGTCCGGTCGGAACGCCGACGTCGGCAGCGACGCAGCCGATCGCCATGGAAACCAACGTCCCGTTCATCGGCGCCTTTACCGGCGCCGGCTTCCTGCGCGATCCGAAGCTCGCCAACGTGGTCAACATCCGCGCGTCCTACGACGCCGAGACCGAAACCTGGATGAAGCTTCTCGTCGATGAGCGCAAGCTGAAGCGCATCGCCATACTCTACCAGGATGACGCCTTCGGTCGTGCGGGCCTGAGCGGCGCGGTCGCCGCCCTGGAACGCCGCGAGATGGAGCTTGTGGCGCGCGGCACCTACCAGCGCAACACGACGGCCGTGAAGGCTGCGCTGCTGGAGTTGCGCAAGGCCAACGCACAGGCCGTCGTGATGGTCGGCGCCTATCTGCCGATCGCGGAATTCGTGAAGGTCGCCCGCTCCATCGACTTCGATCCGACATTCGTCAACATCTCCTTCGTCGGCTCGGATGCACTCGCTTCCGCGCTGGAGGGTGAAGGGGAAGGCGTCATCGTCTCGCAGGTCGTTCCTTTCCCGTGGGACGACGCCAACCCGCTGGTCGCAGCCTACCAGGCAGCGCTTGCCGAGGTGAATGGCGAAGCGAAGCCGAGCTTCGTCAGCCTGGAAGGCTATATCACCGGGCGCCTCGCTGCGATGGCGATCGAGGAAGCAGGTCCCGAGCCGACACGCGAAGCGTTTTTGAACGGCATCCACCAGCGCGGCAGCTTCGAGATGGATGGCCTCACGCTGCAGTTCGGCCCCGACGACAACCAGGGGCTGGACGACGTCTTCTTGACCGAAATCGGCCCTGACGGTGCGTTTCGCCCGCTCGCCGGCCCACAAAGCTGA
- a CDS encoding DUF2798 domain-containing protein has product MTPFVPRWAAPILFAVVVTCIMTCIVSGISTVSAVGLSDPRLGALWFQAWIPSWLVAAPIMTVVAPLVRGAIQRMTL; this is encoded by the coding sequence GTGACGCCTTTCGTCCCGCGCTGGGCCGCGCCCATCCTGTTTGCCGTCGTGGTCACCTGCATCATGACGTGCATCGTTTCCGGTATCTCCACCGTCTCGGCGGTGGGGTTGTCGGACCCAAGGCTCGGAGCCCTCTGGTTTCAGGCTTGGATACCCTCCTGGCTGGTCGCAGCCCCGATCATGACCGTCGTCGCGCCGCTCGTCAGGGGCGCCATCCAGCGCATGACGCTCTAG
- the leuD gene encoding 3-isopropylmalate dehydratase small subunit, which produces MEKFDKLTGVAAPLPIVNIDTDMIIPKDYLKTIKRTGLGVGLFSEMRYLEDGSENPDFVLNKPAYRNSKILVAGDNFGCGSSREHAPWALADFGIRCIISTSFADIFYNNSFKNGILPIVVSKDDLEKLIDDAERGSNATLTIDLEAQEIRGPDGGVIRFELDSFKKHCLLNGLDDIGLTMERASAISGYETKLAETRPWA; this is translated from the coding sequence TTGGAAAAGTTCGACAAGCTCACCGGTGTCGCGGCGCCCCTGCCGATCGTCAATATCGACACCGACATGATCATTCCGAAGGACTATCTGAAGACCATTAAGCGCACCGGTCTCGGCGTCGGCCTATTCTCGGAAATGCGCTATCTGGAAGACGGGTCCGAGAACCCGGACTTCGTCCTCAACAAGCCCGCCTACCGAAATTCGAAGATTCTCGTTGCTGGCGACAATTTCGGCTGCGGTTCGTCGCGCGAGCATGCGCCGTGGGCGCTTGCCGATTTCGGCATCCGCTGCATCATTTCCACGAGCTTTGCTGACATTTTCTACAACAACAGCTTCAAGAACGGCATTTTGCCGATCGTCGTGTCCAAGGATGACCTCGAAAAGCTGATTGACGATGCCGAGCGCGGCTCCAACGCGACACTGACGATCGATCTGGAAGCACAGGAAATCCGTGGCCCGGATGGTGGCGTCATCCGCTTCGAGCTGGATTCGTTCAAGAAGCATTGCCTGCTCAACGGACTCGACGACATCGGCCTGACGATGGAGCGCGCGTCGGCGATCTCCGGCTACGAGACCAAGCTCGCCGAAACCCGTCCCTGGGCCTGA
- a CDS encoding FAD-binding oxidoreductase, with translation MILPTSTSTSSRFDVVVAGGAIMGSMVALFLREEGFTGSIAIVEPDPTYSKASTTLSAASIRQQFSEPENIALSLFGLDFIRGLVDRFGADADVGLTENGYLILASAEGQAQIEANHAVQMAAGADIALLHSAELAAQFDWLNTEGLAAGGFGRSGEGWFDAHRLLAVIRGELRRRNVTFLQARVVGIDVQDGRVQTCRLDDGSVLSCGTLVNAAGPSAGRVAAFAGIDLPVEPRKRTVFVFSARTMLPAMPLTVDPSGVYVRPEGSLFITGTTPPGDKTAEADDFEPDYHLFDEIIWPVLAHRIPAFEAIRFERAWAGHYEYNTLDQNAVIGPHPEIANLHFINGFSGHGLQQAPAAGRAVAEMIVHGAYRTIDCSAFGFGRIPQGRPFLERNVI, from the coding sequence GTGATTCTTCCGACGAGCACTTCCACTTCCTCCCGCTTCGACGTCGTCGTCGCAGGCGGCGCGATCATGGGCAGCATGGTAGCGCTCTTCCTGCGGGAAGAGGGTTTTACCGGTTCGATCGCCATCGTCGAGCCAGACCCCACCTATTCGAAGGCTTCCACGACCCTGTCGGCCGCTTCGATCCGCCAGCAATTCTCCGAGCCGGAGAACATCGCGTTGTCGCTGTTCGGGCTGGACTTCATCCGTGGCCTCGTCGATCGCTTCGGGGCCGATGCCGATGTGGGGCTGACGGAGAACGGGTATCTCATTCTCGCAAGCGCCGAGGGTCAGGCGCAGATCGAAGCCAACCATGCCGTTCAGATGGCAGCTGGTGCCGATATAGCCCTGCTGCATTCGGCCGAGCTTGCTGCGCAGTTCGATTGGCTGAACACGGAAGGCCTCGCGGCCGGAGGCTTCGGGCGGAGCGGTGAGGGCTGGTTCGATGCGCATCGCTTGCTGGCGGTCATCCGCGGGGAGTTGCGGCGCCGCAATGTCACCTTTCTGCAAGCGCGGGTCGTCGGGATCGATGTGCAGGATGGCCGCGTGCAGACCTGCCGCCTGGACGACGGGTCGGTGCTCTCTTGTGGAACGCTGGTGAACGCAGCCGGTCCGTCGGCCGGCCGGGTTGCAGCTTTTGCCGGCATCGATCTTCCGGTGGAGCCGCGCAAGCGCACCGTGTTCGTTTTTTCAGCACGCACGATGTTGCCAGCCATGCCGCTGACCGTCGATCCGAGCGGTGTCTATGTTCGGCCGGAAGGAAGCCTCTTCATCACCGGTACGACGCCGCCCGGCGACAAGACTGCCGAGGCCGACGATTTCGAGCCGGATTATCATTTGTTCGACGAGATCATCTGGCCGGTGCTCGCCCATCGCATTCCGGCGTTCGAGGCGATCCGGTTCGAGCGTGCATGGGCAGGTCACTACGAATACAACACACTCGACCAGAATGCGGTGATCGGCCCGCATCCCGAGATCGCGAATCTCCATTTCATCAACGGGTTCTCGGGGCATGGCCTGCAACAGGCGCCGGCGGCCGGCCGGGCGGTCGCCGAAATGATCGTGCATGGTGCATACCGCACCATCGACTGCAGCGCTTTCGGGTTCGGCCGCATCCCGCAGGGCCGGCCGTTTCTGGAGCGCAATGTCATATGA